One window of Sinorhizobium numidicum genomic DNA carries:
- a CDS encoding putative bifunctional diguanylate cyclase/phosphodiesterase, producing MNPPHPAAQHLFFSQAGHTFRRADDAARSDGHAGPALSVDPLTGLGNGRQLQQRVRELAAERASDPAPFTIGLANLDGFKPINDLFGPEAGDQILCQVALRLKACVPVGATVTRTADDEFAIVLPLVFERKGAEKLGQVLKEVLSAPFDLGDRNVRLSASFGFAVYPFAGDTFDDLLKSADTALYRSKRRGRGQITVYSQEIAQEMKRATQLEQALRNAIIADEVDVHFQPIVDLRNDAVVGFEALARWCDADLGYVSPSVFVPLAEERGFIEALAEALLRKAAQAALSWPRELFLSFNLSSAQLMDPATSTRLLAIVNQVGLDPHRLELEITETAVMTDTGVAQKIVSELRAAGVCVSLDDFGTGQSSLGRLRDFSFDKVKIDRAFVSRISADRASEHIVKAIVSMCEGLELEVVAEGIEDVSEALILKALGCGMGQGYFYGKPADAVTTMRYLSDRYRDVAVR from the coding sequence ATGAATCCGCCCCATCCAGCCGCCCAGCACCTTTTTTTCTCGCAAGCCGGGCACACGTTCCGGCGGGCGGACGATGCGGCTCGATCCGATGGGCATGCCGGGCCTGCGCTGTCGGTCGACCCACTGACCGGCTTGGGCAACGGAAGACAACTGCAGCAGAGAGTCCGCGAACTGGCGGCAGAACGGGCAAGCGATCCGGCTCCATTTACCATAGGCCTCGCCAATCTCGACGGTTTCAAACCGATCAACGATCTGTTCGGACCGGAGGCCGGCGATCAGATTTTGTGCCAAGTGGCGCTCCGGTTGAAAGCCTGCGTTCCGGTCGGCGCCACGGTAACGCGCACGGCGGACGACGAATTCGCCATCGTCCTGCCACTGGTTTTCGAGCGAAAGGGCGCGGAGAAACTTGGCCAGGTGCTGAAGGAGGTGCTCTCGGCCCCGTTCGATCTCGGCGACCGCAATGTCCGCCTGTCGGCTTCGTTCGGCTTCGCCGTCTACCCCTTCGCAGGCGATACTTTCGACGATCTCCTGAAGAGCGCCGATACGGCCCTCTATCGGTCGAAACGCCGCGGCCGTGGTCAGATCACCGTCTACTCGCAGGAAATTGCTCAGGAAATGAAGCGCGCAACGCAACTTGAGCAAGCGTTGCGTAATGCGATCATCGCCGACGAGGTCGATGTGCATTTCCAGCCGATCGTCGACCTTCGCAATGACGCGGTCGTCGGCTTCGAGGCGCTTGCCAGGTGGTGCGATGCGGATCTCGGCTATGTCTCGCCTTCCGTATTCGTGCCGCTCGCGGAAGAGCGCGGTTTCATCGAGGCGCTGGCGGAGGCGCTCCTGCGCAAGGCGGCCCAGGCTGCCCTCTCCTGGCCGAGAGAACTCTTTTTATCCTTCAATCTGTCCTCGGCGCAGTTGATGGATCCGGCGACCAGCACCCGTCTGCTGGCAATCGTCAATCAGGTGGGCCTTGATCCGCACCGCCTCGAACTCGAGATCACCGAAACCGCAGTGATGACGGACACCGGTGTCGCCCAGAAGATCGTGTCCGAATTGAGGGCCGCGGGTGTGTGCGTCTCGCTCGACGATTTCGGGACTGGGCAGTCGAGCCTCGGCCGATTACGGGATTTCTCCTTCGACAAGGTGAAGATCGATCGCGCCTTCGTTTCCCGAATTTCAGCCGACCGGGCCTCGGAACACATTGTCAAGGCCATTGTTTCGATGTGCGAAGGGCTGGAACTGGAGGTCGTGGCCGAAGGCATCGAAGACGTCTCCGAGGCGCTGATTTTGAAAGCGCTCGGCTGCGGCATGGGGCAAGGCTACTTTTATGGCAAGCCGGCCGACGCCGTCACCACCATGCGCTATCTCTCTGACCGTTATCGCGACGTCGCGGTGCGTTGA
- a CDS encoding LysR substrate-binding domain-containing protein has product MENLRRLLPSAASLIVFEAAGRHQNFTRAASELGMTQAAVSYAIRGLEEQLGVALFHRVHRAVELTEAGEKFHADVSVGLSRIQKSAEDIRAKGRETNVTLAASTAFASMWMLPRLNRLREDLPEIDLRIQTSVRDLDLDEEPIPLGIRGGDPNHWPRYHAALLADEVINAVATPAYIDAHGLPQTPAELLRHNLIHLEEPVRRACDWTEWFASAGFAYPAQARRLAINDYVLVIQAVLSGEGIALGWEHLIERQVCSGTLVPVGGHVLKTGQAFYVVWPRSRELNSQARRIRDWLLDEGRRDRSEIKDRDDASGRQRTATSR; this is encoded by the coding sequence ATGGAAAATCTGCGACGTCTCCTTCCTTCCGCCGCCAGCCTCATCGTTTTCGAAGCGGCCGGCCGCCACCAGAATTTCACCCGCGCCGCCAGCGAGCTCGGAATGACCCAGGCCGCGGTGTCCTATGCCATCCGGGGGCTCGAGGAGCAGCTCGGCGTAGCGCTCTTTCACCGCGTTCACCGGGCGGTCGAATTGACGGAAGCCGGCGAAAAATTCCATGCCGACGTCTCGGTCGGGCTTTCGAGAATCCAGAAGTCGGCCGAGGATATCCGCGCCAAGGGCCGCGAGACGAATGTTACCCTGGCGGCTTCGACGGCGTTCGCGTCGATGTGGATGTTGCCACGACTGAATCGGTTGAGAGAAGACCTGCCGGAAATCGACCTCCGCATTCAGACCAGCGTGCGCGACCTCGATCTCGACGAGGAACCGATCCCTTTGGGTATTCGCGGCGGCGATCCTAACCATTGGCCGCGTTATCACGCAGCGCTGCTTGCCGATGAGGTGATCAACGCAGTGGCGACGCCGGCCTATATCGACGCGCACGGCCTACCTCAAACGCCGGCCGAACTGCTGCGGCACAATCTCATTCATCTCGAGGAACCGGTTCGACGCGCTTGCGATTGGACCGAATGGTTCGCGAGCGCCGGCTTCGCTTATCCCGCCCAGGCGCGGCGGCTCGCGATCAACGATTATGTCCTGGTCATCCAGGCCGTGCTTTCCGGCGAAGGAATAGCGCTTGGTTGGGAGCACCTGATCGAACGGCAGGTTTGCTCCGGCACTCTCGTGCCGGTCGGAGGGCATGTGCTGAAGACCGGCCAAGCCTTCTACGTGGTCTGGCCGCGTTCGCGCGAGCTCAACAGCCAGGCGCGGCGCATCAGGGACTGGCTGTTGGACGAGGGCAGACGCGATCGTTCGGAGATCAAGGATCGTGATGACGCGAGCGGCCGTCAACGCACCGCGACGTCGCGATAA
- a CDS encoding trimethylamine methyltransferase family protein — MELAAATAGETTKRTRSGRPQRREGGRRSLGVPYIVRNIPTYDILGEESLQRIERTADRILAEVGIEFRDDPAVLDHWRRAGAKIDGVRVTFEPGMLNEIVRSAPSEFTQHARNPARSVEIGGGNVVFSPAYGSPFVMDLDKGRRYGAIEDFRNLIKLAQSSPWLHHSGGTICEPVDVPVNKRHLDMVYSHIKYSDRAFMGSITAEERAEDSIEMARILFGADFVDRNCVILGNVNVNSPLVWDGTMTKSLRAYARANQAAVIVPFILGGAMGPVTNAGAIAQSYAETLAGCALTQLERKGAPVIFGNFLSSMSLRSGSPTFGTPEPAIGSMVVGQLARRLGLPLRCAGNFSNSKRPDAQAMQEGVMSMLSAVHCGANFILHSAGFVDGLLAMSYEKFVMDTDFCGALHSYLAGVVVDENTLALDAFLEVGPGSHFLGCEHTMRNYQTAFWDSALSDNEPFEKWVEQGETDMALRANRSWKKTLAEYEAPPLDAAIDEALTDYVTRRKNSMPDAWY; from the coding sequence ATGGAACTGGCTGCTGCAACAGCGGGCGAGACAACGAAACGAACGCGAAGCGGGCGGCCGCAGCGGCGCGAAGGCGGCCGCAGGAGCCTCGGTGTTCCTTACATCGTCCGCAACATACCAACCTACGACATTCTCGGCGAAGAGAGCCTGCAGCGGATCGAGCGGACGGCGGATCGCATTCTCGCCGAAGTCGGCATCGAGTTTCGCGACGATCCGGCCGTCCTCGATCATTGGAGGAGAGCCGGCGCCAAGATCGATGGCGTCCGGGTCACCTTCGAGCCCGGTATGTTGAATGAGATTGTTCGTTCCGCACCGTCGGAGTTTACACAGCACGCACGCAATCCCGCCCGCAGCGTCGAGATCGGCGGCGGCAATGTCGTCTTCTCGCCGGCCTATGGTTCCCCTTTCGTCATGGATCTGGATAAAGGTAGGCGTTACGGCGCGATCGAGGACTTCCGCAACCTGATCAAGCTCGCCCAGTCTAGCCCGTGGCTGCATCATTCCGGCGGAACGATCTGCGAGCCGGTCGACGTACCGGTAAACAAGCGCCATCTCGACATGGTGTATAGCCACATCAAATATTCCGACCGGGCCTTCATGGGCTCGATCACGGCGGAGGAGCGCGCCGAGGATTCGATAGAAATGGCTCGCATCCTCTTCGGCGCCGATTTCGTTGATCGGAATTGCGTCATTCTCGGCAACGTCAACGTCAATTCGCCGCTCGTCTGGGATGGGACGATGACGAAGTCGCTGCGCGCCTATGCGCGCGCCAATCAGGCCGCAGTCATTGTTCCGTTCATTCTAGGCGGCGCCATGGGCCCCGTGACCAATGCCGGCGCGATCGCCCAGTCCTATGCCGAAACGCTTGCCGGCTGCGCGCTGACGCAGCTCGAGCGCAAGGGTGCGCCGGTGATCTTCGGCAATTTCCTCTCCTCCATGTCACTCCGGTCCGGATCGCCGACCTTCGGCACGCCGGAACCGGCGATCGGCAGCATGGTCGTCGGGCAACTTGCCCGCCGGCTCGGATTGCCGCTGCGTTGCGCCGGCAACTTTTCCAATTCGAAACGGCCGGACGCCCAGGCGATGCAGGAAGGCGTCATGTCGATGCTGTCGGCGGTGCATTGCGGCGCCAATTTCATCTTGCATTCGGCCGGTTTCGTCGACGGGCTGCTTGCCATGTCCTACGAAAAGTTCGTGATGGACACGGATTTTTGCGGCGCGCTCCATTCCTATCTCGCCGGCGTCGTCGTCGATGAAAACACGCTGGCCCTGGACGCCTTTCTCGAGGTCGGGCCGGGCAGTCACTTCCTTGGCTGCGAGCATACGATGCGCAACTATCAGACGGCCTTCTGGGACAGCGCCCTTTCCGACAACGAGCCTTTCGAGAAATGGGTTGAGCAGGGCGAAACCGACATGGCGCTCCGCGCCAACAGAAGCTGGAAAAAGACGCTCGCCGAATACGAAGCGCCGCCCCTGGATGCGGCGATAGACGAGGCACTGACGGACTATGTGACCAGACGCAAAAACAGCATGCCGGACGCTTGGTATTGA
- a CDS encoding PRC-barrel domain-containing protein, whose product MTKYLISSVAAGALLVGVAVAPTSFAQQTTTPPPAEPETMQTQPAPTTPAPADQAQKPPADTTTETAAAGSGYLTQQADDQIATSSYVGQSVYNAADERIGEINDLILKKDGGVEAAVIGVGGFLGIGEKNVAVPFDRIEISEQPDTDALKLMTTETADTLKAAPEFKTKAQLIAERNAAQPVDTSTTGATGTTPATPTQPAPQQ is encoded by the coding sequence ATGACCAAGTACCTTATATCTTCCGTTGCCGCCGGCGCGCTTCTCGTGGGCGTTGCCGTTGCCCCGACGAGTTTCGCGCAGCAAACCACGACACCGCCTCCGGCCGAGCCTGAGACGATGCAGACGCAGCCTGCTCCAACGACGCCTGCGCCCGCTGACCAGGCACAGAAACCACCGGCCGATACGACGACTGAGACGGCTGCTGCAGGATCGGGTTATCTGACCCAGCAGGCCGATGACCAGATCGCCACGAGTTCCTATGTCGGCCAGTCGGTCTACAACGCCGCCGATGAGAGAATCGGCGAGATCAATGATCTGATCCTCAAGAAGGATGGCGGCGTCGAAGCGGCAGTGATCGGCGTGGGCGGTTTCCTGGGTATCGGTGAGAAGAATGTTGCGGTTCCATTCGACCGCATCGAAATCTCCGAGCAGCCCGACACAGACGCGCTGAAGCTGATGACGACTGAAACGGCCGATACACTGAAGGCCGCACCGGAGTTCAAGACGAAGGCGCAATTGATCGCCGAGCGCAACGCCGCGCAGCCGGTCGACACATCGACGACCGGGGCCACCGGTACGACCCCGGCCACGCCGACGCAGCCGGCACCTCAGCAGTAA
- a CDS encoding IlvD/Edd family dehydratase codes for MSEKKKELRSRHWYGGTHKDGFIHRSWMKNQGFPDHVFDGRPIIGICNTWSELTPCNSHLRILAEGVKRGVWEAGGFPVEFPVSSLGETQMRPTAMLFRNLLAMDVEEAIRAYGIDGVVLLGGCDKTTPGQLMGAASVDLPTIVVSSGPMLNGKWKGKDIGSGTDVWKFSEAVRAGEMSLQEFMAAESGMSRSPGVCMTMGTATTMASVVEAMGLSLPTNAALPAVDARRMALSHMTGKRIVEMVHEDLRLSKILTRENFENGIIANAAVGGSTNAVVHLLAIAGRAGVDLCLEDFDRVGGHVPCIVNCMPSGKYLIEDLAYAGGLPAVMNRIGHLLHADAPTVCGVPISKYWEDAEVYNDDVIRPLDNPLRAAAGIRVLKGNLAPNGAVIKPSAASEHLLAHEGPAYVFETIEDLKAKIDDPDLPVTEETILVLKGCGPKGYPGMAEVGNMPIPRRLVEKGVRDMVRISDARMSGTAFGTVVLHVSPEANAGGPLAIVKTGDRIRLDTMKGELNLLISDEEFATRMAAWQPPEQKWHRGYYKLYHDTVLQADKGADLDFLVGNSGSEVHRESH; via the coding sequence ATGAGCGAAAAGAAAAAAGAACTGAGAAGTCGCCACTGGTACGGCGGCACCCACAAGGACGGTTTCATTCATCGATCGTGGATGAAGAACCAGGGATTTCCCGACCATGTCTTCGACGGGCGGCCGATCATCGGCATCTGCAACACCTGGTCCGAACTGACCCCCTGCAACAGCCACCTGCGCATCCTCGCCGAAGGTGTGAAGCGCGGCGTTTGGGAGGCAGGCGGCTTTCCGGTCGAATTCCCGGTTTCGTCGCTCGGCGAAACCCAGATGCGTCCGACGGCCATGCTTTTCCGCAATCTCCTGGCCATGGACGTCGAAGAGGCGATCCGCGCTTACGGCATCGACGGGGTCGTGCTTCTCGGCGGCTGCGACAAGACCACGCCCGGACAGTTGATGGGTGCTGCCTCCGTCGATCTGCCGACGATCGTCGTTTCGTCCGGGCCGATGCTGAACGGCAAGTGGAAGGGCAAGGACATTGGCTCGGGTACGGACGTCTGGAAGTTCTCGGAAGCGGTGCGGGCCGGTGAAATGAGCCTGCAGGAATTCATGGCCGCTGAAAGCGGCATGTCGCGCTCGCCGGGTGTCTGCATGACCATGGGCACGGCGACCACGATGGCCTCTGTGGTGGAAGCCATGGGCCTTTCGCTGCCGACCAACGCGGCCCTGCCGGCCGTCGACGCTCGCCGTATGGCGCTGTCGCATATGACCGGCAAGCGCATCGTCGAGATGGTGCATGAGGATCTGCGGCTGTCGAAGATCCTGACGAGGGAGAACTTCGAGAACGGCATCATCGCCAACGCCGCCGTAGGCGGATCGACCAATGCGGTCGTGCATCTGCTGGCGATTGCCGGCCGTGCCGGTGTCGATCTCTGTCTGGAAGACTTCGATCGCGTCGGCGGCCACGTTCCCTGCATCGTCAATTGCATGCCGTCGGGCAAGTATCTCATTGAGGATCTTGCGTATGCGGGCGGCCTGCCGGCCGTAATGAACCGTATCGGACATCTGCTTCACGCCGATGCCCCGACGGTTTGCGGCGTCCCGATCAGCAAATATTGGGAGGACGCGGAAGTCTATAACGACGACGTCATCCGCCCGCTCGACAACCCTCTGCGGGCTGCCGCCGGCATCCGGGTGCTGAAGGGCAATCTCGCTCCGAACGGCGCTGTGATCAAACCGTCGGCCGCGAGTGAACATCTTCTCGCCCACGAGGGGCCTGCTTACGTCTTCGAAACGATCGAAGATCTCAAGGCGAAGATCGACGATCCCGACCTGCCCGTGACCGAGGAAACGATCCTCGTGCTCAAAGGTTGCGGCCCCAAGGGTTACCCCGGCATGGCCGAAGTCGGCAACATGCCGATCCCGCGGCGGCTTGTGGAAAAGGGTGTTCGCGACATGGTGCGCATTTCGGACGCGCGCATGTCAGGCACAGCCTTTGGCACCGTGGTCCTGCACGTCAGCCCGGAAGCCAACGCCGGCGGCCCGCTCGCGATCGTCAAGACCGGTGATCGTATTCGCCTGGATACGATGAAGGGCGAATTGAACCTGCTGATCAGCGACGAGGAGTTCGCGACCCGCATGGCAGCTTGGCAGCCGCCGGAACAAAAGTGGCACCGGGGTTACTATAAGCTCTACCACGACACCGTGCTGCAGGCCGATAAGGGAGCCGACCTCGATTTTCTCGTCGGCAACAGCGGCAGCGAGGTGCATCGTGAAAGCCACTAG
- a CDS encoding SMP-30/gluconolactonase/LRE family protein: MTEFIRFAGHILCQQTSELGEGPTFDPAMGTAWWFNIKGKELHELHLESGRKTVHVLPFLGSVLAVIDPARQLIASDEGLFLRDTASGKLSQFATIEDKPGNRSNDGRVHASGALWIGTMGRKADKHAGAIYHVAGSRVTKLYGNITIPNSICFSPDGATAYFTDTDVNHLMRVDIDPATALPTGDPVVLCDESTAPGGLDGSVCDADGLIWNARWGAGAVDVYKPDGQRVARYAVPATQPSCPAFIGAKADRLLVTTAWQDMDDAARAADPDAGKTFDLGITVKGRFEPAFIL, encoded by the coding sequence ATGACCGAGTTCATCCGCTTTGCCGGACACATTCTTTGTCAGCAGACATCTGAACTCGGCGAAGGCCCTACCTTTGATCCCGCCATGGGCACGGCCTGGTGGTTCAACATCAAGGGCAAGGAACTGCACGAGCTTCATCTCGAAAGCGGACGAAAGACGGTCCACGTCCTGCCCTTTCTCGGCAGCGTGCTGGCCGTGATCGATCCGGCCCGGCAATTGATAGCGTCCGACGAGGGCCTCTTTCTCCGCGACACTGCGAGCGGCAAGCTCAGCCAGTTCGCCACGATCGAGGACAAGCCCGGTAACCGTTCCAACGACGGACGTGTGCATGCCTCTGGCGCGCTCTGGATCGGCACCATGGGACGGAAGGCCGATAAACACGCCGGCGCGATCTACCATGTTGCCGGCAGCCGCGTAACGAAGCTCTACGGAAACATCACGATTCCAAACTCGATCTGCTTCTCGCCGGATGGCGCCACCGCCTATTTCACCGACACGGACGTCAATCATCTGATGCGGGTCGACATCGATCCGGCGACTGCGCTTCCGACCGGCGACCCTGTTGTCCTTTGCGACGAGAGCACGGCACCCGGCGGGCTTGACGGCTCGGTCTGCGACGCCGACGGGCTGATCTGGAACGCGCGTTGGGGCGCGGGTGCCGTCGACGTCTACAAACCTGATGGTCAAAGGGTCGCCCGTTACGCCGTGCCGGCGACGCAGCCGAGTTGCCCAGCCTTTATCGGCGCCAAGGCCGATCGGCTGCTGGTGACGACAGCATGGCAGGACATGGACGACGCGGCGCGGGCGGCCGATCCCGACGCGGGCAAGACCTTCGATCTCGGCATCACGGTCAAGGGCCGCTTCGAGCCGGCCTTTATTCTCTGA
- a CDS encoding 2-dehydro-3-deoxy-6-phosphogalactonate aldolase has translation MNRIPLPPMKYPLIAILRGLKPDETERVVGALIETGFTAIEIPLNSPDPFKSIETAVKMAPGDCLIGAGTVLTTADVERLADVGGRLMVSPNVETSVISLAAAKGMVTMPGVFTPTEALAAAGAGATGLKFFPASVLGPSGIAAIRAVLPKDLEIAAVGGVSESNFADYAKIGIRSFGLGSSLYKPDMNADEVRQRAVATLKAYDAIYGDP, from the coding sequence ATGAACCGCATCCCCTTGCCACCGATGAAATATCCGCTGATCGCCATTCTGCGCGGTCTGAAGCCGGACGAAACGGAACGCGTTGTTGGCGCCCTCATCGAAACGGGTTTCACCGCAATCGAAATTCCGTTGAACTCCCCTGATCCTTTTAAGTCCATCGAAACAGCGGTGAAGATGGCCCCCGGCGACTGCCTCATCGGCGCGGGCACGGTGCTGACGACGGCTGACGTCGAACGCCTTGCCGATGTCGGCGGACGGCTGATGGTCAGCCCCAATGTGGAAACCTCCGTCATCTCTCTTGCGGCAGCGAAAGGAATGGTGACGATGCCCGGTGTCTTCACGCCGACGGAAGCGCTCGCGGCCGCCGGTGCGGGGGCAACCGGCCTGAAGTTCTTCCCGGCGAGCGTGCTCGGCCCTTCGGGCATCGCGGCGATCCGCGCGGTTCTGCCGAAGGACCTCGAGATCGCGGCCGTCGGCGGCGTTTCGGAGAGCAATTTCGCAGATTACGCAAAAATCGGCATCCGCAGCTTCGGTCTCGGATCGAGCCTCTACAAGCCCGACATGAACGCCGACGAGGTGCGGCAGCGGGCCGTCGCGACACTCAAGGCATATGACGCCATCTATGGAGACCCATGA
- a CDS encoding 2-dehydro-3-deoxygalactonokinase — MITAGYYAAVDWGTSSFRLWIIGEDGAVLAERRSAEGMTTAAKTGFHTVLDAHLAALSAPAHLPIIICGMAGARQGWKEAGYLGTPAKLSAIAGHAIAVPDVDRDIRILPGLAQRDERHPDVMRGEETQLLGAAERLGGGRHLVCMPGTHSKWVRLADDTVEGFSTFMTGELFDVISRHTILSHAVADADAFPADSPAFAEAVARARENPALATNLLFSVRAGQLLSGTGAADARACLSGTLIGAEIAGAFTLAGSVDGICLVASGKLGVLYRTALESQGLAVQLVDADEAVRDGLSAAARAIWPL, encoded by the coding sequence TTGATAACGGCTGGCTATTACGCCGCGGTGGACTGGGGAACGTCGAGTTTCCGGCTGTGGATCATTGGGGAAGACGGGGCAGTTCTCGCCGAGCGCCGCAGCGCCGAGGGCATGACGACGGCGGCGAAGACGGGCTTTCACACCGTACTCGATGCCCATCTCGCGGCCCTCTCCGCGCCAGCCCATCTGCCGATCATCATCTGCGGCATGGCAGGTGCCCGGCAGGGCTGGAAGGAAGCCGGCTATCTCGGCACGCCGGCCAAGCTCTCGGCCATCGCCGGCCATGCGATCGCCGTTCCCGACGTCGATCGTGACATCCGGATACTTCCCGGCCTCGCCCAACGCGACGAACGGCACCCGGACGTCATGCGCGGCGAGGAAACGCAGCTTCTCGGCGCCGCGGAAAGGCTTGGCGGCGGCCGGCACCTCGTCTGCATGCCTGGCACCCACAGCAAATGGGTCCGTCTTGCGGACGACACGGTCGAGGGCTTCTCGACTTTCATGACCGGCGAATTGTTCGACGTTATCTCGCGCCATACGATCCTCAGTCACGCCGTGGCGGATGCAGACGCCTTCCCGGCCGACAGCCCGGCCTTTGCCGAAGCCGTCGCTCGGGCGAGGGAGAATCCGGCACTGGCGACGAATCTGCTTTTTTCCGTGCGGGCGGGACAGCTTCTCAGTGGAACTGGCGCCGCCGACGCCAGGGCTTGCCTGTCCGGAACGCTGATCGGTGCCGAGATTGCCGGAGCATTCACTTTGGCGGGTTCGGTGGACGGTATTTGCCTCGTCGCCTCGGGGAAGCTCGGCGTGCTCTATCGCACCGCCCTCGAAAGCCAGGGTCTCGCAGTCCAGCTTGTCGATGCGGACGAGGCGGTTCGAGACGGCCTTTCGGCTGCCGCCCGGGCGATCTGGCCTCTTTGA
- a CDS encoding SDR family NAD(P)-dependent oxidoreductase, which translates to MTLPSSQFPDLRDRGVLVTGGGSGIGAALVEAFARQRAQVAFVDIAEEPSRKLCDRVAEATGRMPHFILADLRNIEAVRAAAEAAVAKLGSIHVLVNNAARDDRQPLEAVTEESWDESLSVNLRHFFFMSQAIAPNMQRAGGGSIINFSSIAFLLNMPEIPAYATAKAGIIGLTKSLAGKLGPDNIRVNTILPGMIVTERQKRLWLDDEAIARMQERQCLKRMLVADDLVGPCLYLASDCSAAMTAQTMIIDGGVF; encoded by the coding sequence ATGACTTTGCCAAGCAGCCAGTTCCCCGACCTGCGCGACCGCGGCGTTCTGGTAACCGGCGGTGGTTCAGGCATAGGAGCAGCCTTGGTTGAGGCCTTCGCCCGGCAACGCGCACAGGTTGCCTTCGTCGACATTGCCGAGGAGCCAAGCCGAAAGCTTTGCGACAGGGTCGCCGAGGCAACCGGACGGATGCCGCATTTCATTCTCGCGGATCTCAGGAATATCGAAGCGGTCAGGGCAGCAGCCGAGGCCGCCGTCGCGAAGCTCGGCTCCATTCATGTCCTTGTCAACAACGCCGCGCGCGACGATCGACAGCCGCTCGAAGCGGTGACCGAGGAGAGTTGGGACGAAAGCCTCTCCGTCAATCTCAGGCATTTCTTTTTTATGTCTCAGGCGATCGCCCCCAATATGCAGCGCGCGGGCGGCGGGTCGATCATCAATTTCTCGTCCATCGCCTTTCTGCTCAACATGCCGGAGATCCCCGCCTATGCAACGGCGAAGGCAGGAATCATCGGGCTCACCAAGTCGCTCGCCGGAAAGCTCGGACCGGACAACATTCGCGTCAACACGATTCTGCCGGGCATGATCGTCACCGAACGACAGAAACGGCTCTGGCTCGACGATGAGGCAATTGCGCGGATGCAGGAAAGACAGTGCCTAAAACGCATGCTGGTCGCCGATGACCTCGTGGGGCCCTGCCTCTATCTGGCGTCGGATTGCTCGGCCGCGATGACGGCGCAGACTATGATCATCGATGGAGGCGTATTTTGA
- a CDS encoding IclR family transcriptional regulator, whose product MDGDEARDFEGEGAGTGTLGKAMAVLEAVVTADRPQRFTEILRSVRQPRGTLHRLLSHLVDEGLLVQGRDLSYEPGLRLLKLAYRSWSGNRFREIAAPHLLSLHELTGETVHLGVLRQTEIIYVDKVESRQTVRMSSQIGKASPVYCTGIGKAALSSLSEPDLKRIAASMEFHPFTAHTHRSAATLLAEIDEIRQTGYAFDREEHEAEICCVAAPIAVPEHDLVAGVSVTGPSYRVSLAQLAAWAVDVRKAAGQIEEEVRIRLGPGRDGR is encoded by the coding sequence ATGGACGGAGACGAGGCAAGAGATTTCGAGGGGGAAGGTGCCGGGACCGGCACGCTCGGCAAGGCGATGGCCGTGCTTGAGGCGGTGGTGACGGCGGATCGTCCTCAGCGCTTTACCGAGATACTCCGATCTGTCCGGCAGCCGCGCGGCACGCTGCACCGGCTGCTGAGCCATCTCGTCGACGAGGGGCTGCTGGTGCAGGGGCGCGACCTGTCCTATGAACCCGGCCTCCGCCTGTTGAAACTTGCTTATCGTTCCTGGTCCGGCAACCGGTTCCGAGAGATCGCGGCGCCACATCTCCTGAGTTTGCACGAACTTACCGGCGAGACGGTCCATCTCGGCGTGTTGCGGCAAACGGAGATCATCTATGTCGACAAGGTCGAAAGCCGGCAGACGGTTCGCATGAGTTCGCAGATAGGCAAGGCGTCACCCGTCTATTGCACCGGGATCGGCAAGGCGGCTTTATCGTCGCTTTCAGAGCCCGATCTCAAGCGGATCGCCGCAAGCATGGAGTTCCACCCGTTCACCGCGCATACCCATCGATCAGCCGCGACATTGCTTGCCGAAATCGACGAGATTCGCCAGACCGGTTATGCGTTCGATCGGGAGGAGCACGAGGCAGAGATCTGCTGCGTCGCCGCGCCGATAGCCGTCCCGGAACACGATCTGGTTGCGGGTGTTTCCGTGACCGGGCCCTCCTACCGCGTCAGTTTGGCGCAATTGGCAGCCTGGGCCGTGGACGTCCGGAAGGCGGCGGGTCAAATCGAGGAGGAGGTCAGGATCCGCCTCGGCCCTGGGCGCGATGGACGTTGA